In Microbispora sp. ZYX-F-249, the genomic window CCCAGGAACCTACCAACGATGAGCTGACGTCTCATTTCGGGCTCTTGGTGAGTGTCGTCGGGGGTATGGCAAGCTGTCGGCGTGGACGACGACCTCGAACACGCGCTCGTCGCGGTCGGGCCGCGGCTGCGCGCGCTGCGCCGGCAGCGTGAGACGACCCTGGCCGACCTGTCGGCGGCGACCGGCATCTCGGTGAGCACGCTGTCGCGCCTGGAGTCGGGCGCGCGCCGGCCGACCCTCGAACTGCTGCTGCCCCTGGCCCGGGCACACGGGGTCACGCTGGACGAGCTCGTCGACGCCCCGCCGACCGGGGACCCCCGCGTCCATCTGCGCCCGGTCGTGCGCAACGGAATGACCATGCTGCCCCTGACCCGCAGGGCCGGGGGCATCCAGGCGTACAAGCTGGTCATCCCGGCGGGCAGCGGCAGGAGGAAGCCGGAGCCGAAGACCCACGAGGGCTACGAGTGGCTCTATGTGCTCAACGGGCGGCTGCGGATGATCCTCGGTGAGCAGGATCTGGTGCTCTCCCCGGGTGAGGCGGCCGAGTTCGACACCCGGCTGCCGCACTGGTTCGGCGCCGCCGACGCGCACGCGGTGGAGTTCCTCAGCCTGTTCGGGCAGCAGGGTGAGCGTGCCCACCTCCGTGCCCGTCCGAAGGCGAAGCGGGATCCCGCGCCGTAGGGCGTTTACGCGGGGCGGCGCGCGAGGGTGAGCAGGTGGCCGCTGACGCCGAGGAGGGACGGCACGCGTTCCAGGGCGCGCTGGGCGTCGAGCATGAGCCGGCGGCGTTCGGGGTCGTCGAGCCAGTCGCCGACGTCGCCGTACAGCCAGAAGGCGCCCTCCAGGCCGTACCGCTCGGCCCCGGGCAGCCCGGCGTCGGCGAACTCCCCGACGATCTCGTCGGGGTCGTGGAAGTAGGCGGAGAAACCGTGCCCGGGGGACAGCATCACGCCGTCCGTCACGGCTGCGTGCGCCGCGCGCCGTTCCGGCTCCTGCGTGTAGAGCCCGAGGTGGATCGTGTCGTGTACGGCGGCGTAGCGGTTGATGGTGGCGGCGGCCACCAGCCCTCCGGGGCGCACCACGCGGCGCGCCTCGGTCAGGGCGGTGACCCGGTCGGCGCGGTCGGCCAGGTGGTAGAGCGGGCCCAGCAGCAGGACGGCGTGCGCGCTCGCGTCCGGTGCGGGCAGGTCCCGGGCGTCGCCCGGCCGGGCCGTCACCCCGGCCAGGGCCCCGGCGCGCTCGACGTGGAGCGGGATCGGGTCGAGCAACTCGACCTCGTAGCCGTCCGCGACCAGCCATTCGGCGTGCACGCCGGTGCCGCCGCCGACGTCGAGCACCCGGGCGGGCGGCGACGGCAGTGCCCGGCGTAACACGTCCTGTGTGCGCCACAGCTCCAGCCGGCCTCGGCCCGCGCGGAGCCTGCCGTGCTCCCTGTCCTGCTCGTAGTAGGCGCGCACTTCCCGCGTCACCGTCATGACCGCTTCCTCCTCGGCTCGTCGGACCGTACGGCGTGCTCACCGGCCCTTCGCGCACTTTTTCATGATTTCCTCGCCGGTTCCGGTACGGGCGGGACGCCGCCGATCGCGCTTCGGCGCATCAGCGGCAGCCGGAGGACGAACCGCGCGCCGCGGGGGGAGTCCTCGATCCGCAGGGTTCCCCGATGGGCCCGGGCGATGTCGCGGGAGATCGCGAGACCCAGCCCGGTTCCGCCGGCGTCCCTGCGCCGTCCCTCGTCCAGCCGGGTGAACCGCTCGAAGACCCGCTCGCGGTCGGCGGGTGCGATGCCGTTCCCGTCGTCGGTCACCGTCACGACCGCGTCGCCGCCGGCGGACCCGACCCGGACCGTGACGCCGGTCGCCGCGTGCCTGCGCGCGTTGCTCAGCAGATTGCTCATCACCCGCGCCAGTTGCACCCGCGAGGCGTGCACCCACACGTCCCCGGTCACGTGGACCTCCACGGGCGTACGGCCGGGGTGCGCCTGCACCTCCTCGGTCACCAGCGCGCCGAGGTCGATCGGCTCGGGCGGCGCGGGCCGGCCGCCATGTTGCCCGGCCGTGGCCAGCACATCCTGCACGATCGCCTCCAGCCGGCCGGTGGCCGACAGCGCCCCCCGGATGGCGTCGTGGGCGGCGACGTGGTCGGGGTAGAGCAGCGCTTCCTCCAGGTGCACCCGCAGGCCCGCGATCGGCGTCCTGAGCTCGTGGGAGGTGACGGAGGCGAGCCGGAACTGCTGCTCCACCGGGCGCAGCGTCCGGCCCGTGATCCACCACGTCACCCCGCCGCCGATCAGGACGATGAGGAGCGCGCCCCCCGCGATGAGGTATTCGAGGTGGTGCGTCGCCAGGAGGGGCGGCTCGGCGGTGCCCGCGTAGACGACGGGGGCGTCGGGGGCCGTCGAGACCCGGTTGGCCATGAGCAGGACGCACCGCCCGCCCGGCCCGCACTCGACGCGCCGCTCGAGCCGGTCGTCCGGCCCGGGCCTGACAGTGCTCAGGGGCGGCCGGCCGGTCGCCGCCGGGCTGGCGTGGACGACCCTGCCCCGCGCGTCCACCAGCTGAACCAGGTCGACGTCGCCCGTCCCGGGGGCGGCGTGCGGGAGAGTGCCGTTGCGCACCTGGGCGCTCCACGAGGCGGCGACCTGCTCGGCGTCGAAGAACACCCGGTCTTCGACGCCGTAGCGGATCGCCAGGTCCAGGCTCACGCCGCCCAGGACCGTCAACAGGAGGGACAGCACCGCCACGGCTGTCGTGTAGCGCTTCTGGATCGAGCGCAGGAACGGCATCGGCCTCACCAATCTCCTGCCGCACCCGTGGACGGTCGGGACCACGATGCGCAAATTGGACGATTTCGTCCACTTTGCGGTCAGGTGTCGGATTGTGTCAAATCGGCGACAGGGATCCTGACGTGGGCTTTCACGTGGTCCAACGCCATGTCCAAGGCGACCGCGAGGGGCCGTTCGTCCTGCATGGTCTCGGCGAGCAGGTAGCCGCCCTGCAGGGCGGCGATGACCGCGACGGCGAGCTCCCGGGGATCGGTGCCGGGGTCGAGCTCGCCGCTGTCGCGCATCCGGGCGAGGCCGTCGGCGAGCAGTCCCTGCCAGGTGTCGAAGACGGCCGCAAGGGAGCGGCGGGCGTCGTCGTGACGACAGGAGAGCTCGTTGGCCAGTGAGCCGATGGGACACCTGTAGGGTTCGCCGCGCTCCCGGCGGCTCGTCACCAGCCAGTCGCGCCATCGCTCGAGATCTCGCATCGAGCGCACCTGGTCGAGTTGCGGCTTGTGTGCGGAGACCATGCGATGCTTCCGCATCGCGATCACCTCGGCGATCAGGGCTTCCTTGTCCGGGAAGTAGTGATAGAGCTGTGACTTGCTGATGCCGCAGGCGTCCACCACCTGATCGAGGGTCGTCGCCGCGACACCCTGCCTGAACATGAGGTCGGAGGCGGTGGCGACGATACGGTCGCGGGTGGCCGCCCCGCGCGCGGTGAGCCGTGGGGGATCCTTCCTCGGCCCTCGATCGGCCATGCGACAACCCCGCCTTCGGGCACGCGGCCCCGCTGGAGATGACCCTCAATAATATGCGACATACCACCATAAACTGGACGGAATCGTCCAGTGGGCCGTCCGGCCCCGCGCTCCGTCCGGCGGCCGGTCGCGCCGGGGGCCTGCCGCCACGCGGGGGAGCGCCGGATCAGGCGCCGGCGGCCCGGCGTCCGGTGCCCGGCGGGTGGGATACGTTTCTAGCTGGGCGCCGGGCCGGCGAGCGGCCCATCGCCCGCGGAACACGAGGAGACCAGGCACGTTGCCCGACACGCACGACCCCACAGGCACCGGCGCGGACGCTCCGAGCGGCCCCGGCGGCGGGCGGCCCGGCCTGCGGGCCGACTGCGCGAACTGCTTCGGGCTGTGCTGCGTCGCGCTGCCCTTCGCCGCCTCGGCCGACTTCGCGATCACCAAGGACGCCGGGCGGCCGTGCCCCAACCTGCGGGACGACTTCCGGTGCGGCATCCACGCCCGGCTGCGCGACAGCGGCTTCGCCGGCTGCACCGTCTACGACTGCTTCGGCGCCGGGCAGAAGGTCTCGCAGGTCACCTTCGGACGCAGCTGGCGGGACGAACCGCGGACCGCGGACCGGATGTTCGAGGTCTTCCCGGTCATGCGGCACCTGCACGAGCTGCTGTGGTACCTGGACGAGGCGCTGTCCCTGCCGGCGGCCCGCCCGATCCACCCCGAACTGCGCGGCGCGTTCGAGGAGACCGAGCGCCTGACGGCGGGCACCCCCGACGACCTGCTGGACGTGGACGTCGCCGCCCACCGCGAGAAGGTCAACGTGCTGCTGCTGCGGACCAGCGAGCTGGTGCGGGCGTCGGCCGGGGGCCGCGCCCCCGACCGCAGGGGAGCCGATCTCATCGGCGCCCGGCTGAGGAAGGCCGACCTGCGCGGAGCCAACCTGAGGGGCGCCTACCTCATCGGGGCGGACCTGCGGGGGGCCGACCTGCGCTGGGCGGACCTCATCGGAGCCGACCTGCGCGGCGCCGATCTCGGCGGAGCCGACCTCACCGGGAGCGTCTTCCTCACCCAGGTCCAGGTGAACGCGGCCAAGGGGGACGAGGCCACCAAGCTGCCCGCCGGCCTCACCCGGCCGTCGCACTGGTCGGGCCCCGCGGCCCATCCGCCCGCGGCGGCGGGCCGGGCGTCCGTGCGCCGGCCGCGCCCCCGCCGCCGCTGAGCGAAGCGTCCCCGCTCGTCTCGTGGCCGAGCGCGGCGGCGAGGTCGTCCAGGCACGCCGCCACCGGGCCGAGCGTCAGCGCGCCGCTGCCCGCCCCGGCCAGTTCGCCCGCCGCGGGCACCAGCGCGGCGTACGCGCGTTCCATCGTCGTGCGGTCGCCGAGGGTGAGGGCCGCCCGGGCGGCCAGGCACCACAGGGCCTCCGTCAGCAGGTCGGGCGGCGGTTCGGGAAGTGCGCGCAGCGCCGCCGCGGCCTCCGTACGGCGGCCGCGCCCCAGCAGCACCAGAGGCCTGGCCCACGGCGCGTACGGCCCCCAATCGGCGTCTTCGCCGTCCGGTGCGGGCCGCGCGTGCCGCAGGCGCAGGCACAGCAGCGCGAGCGGCAGCAGGCCGCGCTCCATCCCGGGCATGCCGGCGCCGTCCAGCAGCCTCGCGGCCTCCCGGTAGGCGGCCTCGACCTCCTCCACCGGCGCTCGCCCGGTCGCGTCCAGGCGCAGCGCCCGGTACCACCCGGTGAACACCCGCACCAGGGGCCGCTCGTGCCGTACGGCCAGGCCTTCGGCGGCGGCGGCGTGCGCGTCGGCGGCCGGGAAGTCCGCGAGGGCCGACCGGGCCTGCATCCGGATGAGATGCCCGAGCACCTCGAAGGTGACCAGGCCGTGCCGCGCGGACAGGTCCACCAGTTCGGCGCCGATCCCGTCGCGGCGGGCGGCCAGGCCCGTGCGGTGGAAGGTCTGCATGAACACGCCGCTCAGCGCGAACGCCAGCAGCGCGGGGTCGTTCAGGCGGCGGGCGATCTCCTCGGCCTGCCGCGCCGCCCGCTGCCCGGGGCCGGAGCGGGCGCCGCGCGACTCCAGGGCGATGGTCGCCAGCAGCCGGGCGCGGGCCGCCTCGTGGCCGGAGTCCTGGTCACCGGCGGCCTGATGATCAGGGGACAGGGCGGCCAGTGTGCGCCCGGCCGCCGCCACGATCCGCGCCGCCTGCACGGGGTCGTCGGAGCGGGTCCAGATGGCCGGGACGTCGAAGGCGCCGATCACCCGGGCGGTCAGCTCCGCGTCGCCCAGCTCCTCGGCCGCCTCGACGGCGGCCACGCGGTGCTCGCGGGCCGCCCGCAGACCGCCGCCCCCGGTCACGGCGAGATCGCGCAGCAGCCCGGCCGTCGACTCCAGGCGGGCCCGTGCCCCGGTGGCGACCGTGCGGTCGTACGCGGCCGTCGTCTCGGCCCACACCCGTTCGGCCGCGCCTGCGGTCCCGGCCGGGGTGGTGGGGTCGAGGTGGCCGGCCTGGCGCAGGATGTCGGTCTCCAGGCGGCGCAGCCCCGGGCCGGGGTCCACGCCGAGCTCGTCCACCAGCAGCGCCCGCGCCCGGCGCAGCACGGCCAGCGCGTCGCCCTGCCGCCCGCCGCGGTACAGCGCGAGCGCGAGCAGCCGCCAGGCCTCCTCGCGCCAGGGATGCCCGGCCGTGTGCGCGTCCAGGTCGGGCACCGCCTCGGCGGCCCGGCCCAGGGCCAGCAGCGTCTCGGCCCGGCGTTCGACCGCGTGCAGCCGCAGCTCGGCCAGGCGGGAGCGCTCG contains:
- a CDS encoding helix-turn-helix domain-containing protein; the protein is MDDDLEHALVAVGPRLRALRRQRETTLADLSAATGISVSTLSRLESGARRPTLELLLPLARAHGVTLDELVDAPPTGDPRVHLRPVVRNGMTMLPLTRRAGGIQAYKLVIPAGSGRRKPEPKTHEGYEWLYVLNGRLRMILGEQDLVLSPGEAAEFDTRLPHWFGAADAHAVEFLSLFGQQGERAHLRARPKAKRDPAP
- a CDS encoding class I SAM-dependent methyltransferase; this encodes MTVTREVRAYYEQDREHGRLRAGRGRLELWRTQDVLRRALPSPPARVLDVGGGTGVHAEWLVADGYEVELLDPIPLHVERAGALAGVTARPGDARDLPAPDASAHAVLLLGPLYHLADRADRVTALTEARRVVRPGGLVAAATINRYAAVHDTIHLGLYTQEPERRAAHAAVTDGVMLSPGHGFSAYFHDPDEIVGEFADAGLPGAERYGLEGAFWLYGDVGDWLDDPERRRLMLDAQRALERVPSLLGVSGHLLTLARRPA
- a CDS encoding sensor histidine kinase, with product MPFLRSIQKRYTTAVAVLSLLLTVLGGVSLDLAIRYGVEDRVFFDAEQVAASWSAQVRNGTLPHAAPGTGDVDLVQLVDARGRVVHASPAATGRPPLSTVRPGPDDRLERRVECGPGGRCVLLMANRVSTAPDAPVVYAGTAEPPLLATHHLEYLIAGGALLIVLIGGGVTWWITGRTLRPVEQQFRLASVTSHELRTPIAGLRVHLEEALLYPDHVAAHDAIRGALSATGRLEAIVQDVLATAGQHGGRPAPPEPIDLGALVTEEVQAHPGRTPVEVHVTGDVWVHASRVQLARVMSNLLSNARRHAATGVTVRVGSAGGDAVVTVTDDGNGIAPADRERVFERFTRLDEGRRRDAGGTGLGLAISRDIARAHRGTLRIEDSPRGARFVLRLPLMRRSAIGGVPPVPEPARKS
- a CDS encoding TetR/AcrR family transcriptional regulator produces the protein MADRGPRKDPPRLTARGAATRDRIVATASDLMFRQGVAATTLDQVVDACGISKSQLYHYFPDKEALIAEVIAMRKHRMVSAHKPQLDQVRSMRDLERWRDWLVTSRRERGEPYRCPIGSLANELSCRHDDARRSLAAVFDTWQGLLADGLARMRDSGELDPGTDPRELAVAVIAALQGGYLLAETMQDERPLAVALDMALDHVKAHVRIPVADLTQSDT
- a CDS encoding pentapeptide repeat-containing protein, which translates into the protein MPDTHDPTGTGADAPSGPGGGRPGLRADCANCFGLCCVALPFAASADFAITKDAGRPCPNLRDDFRCGIHARLRDSGFAGCTVYDCFGAGQKVSQVTFGRSWRDEPRTADRMFEVFPVMRHLHELLWYLDEALSLPAARPIHPELRGAFEETERLTAGTPDDLLDVDVAAHREKVNVLLLRTSELVRASAGGRAPDRRGADLIGARLRKADLRGANLRGAYLIGADLRGADLRWADLIGADLRGADLGGADLTGSVFLTQVQVNAAKGDEATKLPAGLTRPSHWSGPAAHPPAAAGRASVRRPRPRRR
- a CDS encoding AfsR/SARP family transcriptional regulator, producing the protein MGIAFGVLGPVTAWDGAGAAIALRGPRHRAVLARLIVARGRVVPATRLVDDLWDEPPAGALGAVRTFVAALRRALEPGRPPRAPARLLVTEGPGYALRAATDAVDSWRFEHAVAAAATLPPEDGLGRLEEALGWWRGPAYAEFADQDWARAERSRLAELRLHAVERRAETLLALGRAAEAVPDLDAHTAGHPWREEAWRLLALALYRGGRQGDALAVLRRARALLVDELGVDPGPGLRRLETDILRQAGHLDPTTPAGTAGAAERVWAETTAAYDRTVATGARARLESTAGLLRDLAVTGGGGLRAAREHRVAAVEAAEELGDAELTARVIGAFDVPAIWTRSDDPVQAARIVAAAGRTLAALSPDHQAAGDQDSGHEAARARLLATIALESRGARSGPGQRAARQAEEIARRLNDPALLAFALSGVFMQTFHRTGLAARRDGIGAELVDLSARHGLVTFEVLGHLIRMQARSALADFPAADAHAAAAEGLAVRHERPLVRVFTGWYRALRLDATGRAPVEEVEAAYREAARLLDGAGMPGMERGLLPLALLCLRLRHARPAPDGEDADWGPYAPWARPLVLLGRGRRTEAAAALRALPEPPPDLLTEALWCLAARAALTLGDRTTMERAYAALVPAAGELAGAGSGALTLGPVAACLDDLAAALGHETSGDASLSGGGGAAGARTPGPPPRADGPRGPTSATAG